The following DNA comes from Streptomyces sp. NBC_00690.
GGCCGGATGACCCCCGGGTGACGGCGGCCCGCTCGGCCCTGGCCCGGGTCCTCTTCTGATTCCGACCTTGTTGACCCGCGCACGCGGGGGCCCTTGCGGCCCCGGCGGGCGATGAAGTCGATGGCGGTGGCGTTCCGGGAACGCCACCGCCGCTTTTGTTGACGCGATGCCTACTAGTGGCGGCCCTTTACCAAAACTTGGTAATTCGGCGAGCTGTTACTCGTAGTAAAGCAAAAGCACTCTCCTGTCCCCCTATGGTCACCGATTTCCGCATCTGGTGGGGCGATGTGCGGCACCCTGTGTGGCCGCGCGAAAGCGGTCGGCCATACCGCCGGCACCGACCCGTTACTAGCCAGTAACGAACCCCCTTGTGTCCGGGCGTGGAATGCACCACGATCGGCGACGCTCGGTCCAAACACCGCAACGCCCGGTCTCCAGCCGTGTGACGCGCCTTGGGTCCCCACCGGGCCGGCCGGCCTCAACTCCGGTCGCGGACAGGGGGGTTCCCACCGTCGGTGGGGCCTGTCTGAATCAGGTTGTGCGTGAGGCATCAGGCGCGACCAGTGGTTGTCGCTCGGGGGTGATCGCCGGTGCTTCGGACGCGCTATGCGCCGGACGGTACGGCGCTCTCCTTCCCGAGGACGTAAGCACTTCTCCCATTTCAGGACGGACCTGGCGGTCCGATCCGGAGATGTACGTCCGAGAAGGAGGAAATCATGGAGTCTTTGGCTCGTGGCGGAACCAGATGGAAGCGGTTCGCCCTTGTCATGGTGCCGAGCATGGCCGCAACGGCCGCGATCGGCATCGGTCTGGCCCAAGGAGCACTCGCCGCGTCATTCAGCATCTCCGGCCAGGAGTTCAAGGTCACTGCCGACTCACTCGTCGGTCATGACTTCGTTCAGTACGGCAGTGTCGCATCGGGCAAGGACCTCGAAGGGAACCCGTTCGCGGAGCCCGTCGCCGTGTCGGGCTTCAGCACTGCCACCATCACCAACATGTGTCAGTCGGTGGTCACGCCGAAGGTGCCGTTCGTCGGCAACGTCAGCCTTGAGTTGACTGCGGGCACCGATCCCGACAATCCGGTGACCGCCAAGGACCTCTACCTCGACGTCTCCTACCTGGAGGCGGACGCCGAGTTCCGCAATATCGACATCGGAGTGGCGGCCGGTTCCGTCGGCGCCCCGGGCATCCAGCCGGGCACCGAGGGGAAGGTGAACGCGAACGGCTTCGCTCAGCGCGCCGACCTGGCGACGCTGACCGACGTTAAGCAGAAGGCGTGGGCCACCACCGCAGGCACCTTCAAGCTCAGCGGGCTCAAGTTGAAGCTGCACAAGGGCGTCAAGGAGTGCTTCCCCGGCTAGCGGGATCCGGCACATCTGGACGGGCGGGAGCGTCGGCTCTCGCGGTCGCTCCCGCCCGTCCTCCCCTCTCACCGCACGACCGCTAGCAGGGAGCTGTTTTCCATGAGCGCCGAGTCCATGGCCACCGGACACGATGAGCACTTCCTCCGCGGCCTTCGGCGGCGGTTCAGCACCTGGCGGGGACAACGGCCCTTCTGGGCAGGGCTGTTCACCATGCTCGGTGGCGTTCCGATCGCCTACTTCCCTTACGCCGACGTTCGGCTCGGCAATCTGACCATCGCCATGGCCACCACGGCCGGCGCCGGCTCGTTGATCATCGGTGTACTGCTGGTCACCCTCGGTCTGACGATGTGGTTCCACGCACTCGTCCGGGTCTTCGCGGGCGTCGCGGCGATCATCCTGGCACTGGTCTCCCTACCGGTGGCCAACATCGGCGGCTTCGTATTCGGATTCCTCTTCGCCATGATCGGCGGTGCGCTCTCCATTGCGTGGATGCCGGGCGAGCCACTGCCGCCGACCGCTGAGGGCACCCCCGCCGAAGACCGTGCCGTGCCCGAGGCTGCCGCTCTCCCAGCGGAGTCCTCCATCGAGCCGGGGGAGTGGGGTGCCCCGGTCCCGGCCACTTCGGACACACCCGAGACCACCACCGAAACCAACGGCGGGAGGAAGAGTGCAGGGTGACATCTCGCCGCTGACACCCCCCGAGGGGGACGGCGGGCGGGCCAGGAAGGGCCCCCGCCATGCGGCTCCGCGCAAGTCCCTGCTGACCAGGCTCCAACTGCCCGCGGGCAAGGCGATGGCCCTGGCTGCGATGCCGACCGCGGTCCTGGTCGGCATGGGGCTCACTCCTCGCATGGCCCTGGCCGACGAGAAGGAGATCCCCTTCGCACCCGGGCCGTGCGTCACCCGCTCGGACGAACCGGTGGAGCCCACGAAATCGCCTCCCGAACCCAGCCCGTCCACCTCCGTATCGCCGGTGCCTTCGCCATCGCCGTCACGGCCGACCGCTGAACCGGACGGGCCGGATGGTTCCGAGGAACCGGGCGACGATGGCGACGACGGCCGCGAAGAAGAGGATGCCCGGCCCGGTGCGTCCCCCTCGGCCCAGGACCTGCCGGGGGGCGCACAGTCGGCGTCGGGATCCGGGCCGACTTCGTCTCCGAAGCCGTCTCCGTCCGCCTCCAAGACCAGGAACCCGCTGGATCCGTTGGGAGTGGGCGACGCGGTCAAGGACCTCATCGAGGGGTTGGTGAACCCTCCGGCGAGGAAGTCCACCGGGGATGACGAGAAGAAACCTTCCGACCGGCCGACGGCCACCGGTTCGGCCGGGAAGCCCGCCGGCAAGCCAGAGGCAAAACCCGCAGGGAAGTCGCACGGGAAGTCGGACGGGAAACCGCCCCAGAAGTCCGACGAGTCCGGTGCAGAGTCCGGTGCGGTGCAGGGCGAAGAGTCCCGGGAAGATCCCGATGATGAAGCCCCCGACGGGCCGGACGACGCTTCGACGGGTGCGTCGGAAGGCACCGATCGCCCGACGGCGGACCCGGAGCCCTCTGCGGACTCAGAGGCGAGGCCATCCGCCGACCCGACGAAGGAAGCCATCAAGGAGGCCGCCGAGCAAGTCGGCGCCACCGTCAAGGAGTTGGACGAGGAGGCGAAGGGGCTCGAACCGAAGAAGGACGAGGACGTCCCGGACGGAGCGAAGCCGCGCTTCCCCTGCCCCACCGCCGATCCCGAAGCCCTGGCCGCCGCCGAGTTGGAGCCGGGCATCCCGCTGCTGCCCGAACACCCCTGGGTGCTGCGGAGTTCCGTGCTGACCCTCCGGGGTCTGAACTACCACGGCATCGTCGAGGTGCGGACCGGCGCGGGCACCGTCAAGAAGGCACTGAAGTTCACGGCGTCGAGCGTGGACATCAAGGACCTCCACCAGACGGCCCGGTACCCGGGAGGCAGCACGATGCACGTGAAGGCCAGGGAGGATTCCACGTCGACCATCCGGCAAGGCACGGTGACGATGTACACGGAGTCCCTGAAGGGGAATCTGTTCGGCATCATCCCGGTCACCTTCAGTCCACAGACCCCACCTCCGCTCGACGTTCCGTTCGCCGTGTTCACCGATGTCACGGTGCGGCAGGCGGGCCAGTTCGGCGGCACGCTGACCGTGCCGGGACTGCGCAACTACGTGGAAACGGGCGAGGACGACGACTGACGCAGATGACTCCCGCTGTCGCATCGAGTGGCGGGGGATCCGCGAGATCTGCGGGTCCAGGGCGGACATGCCAAGGGCCGCGCTCCTCCGACGATGGCGGGAGGAGCGCGGCCCTGTGAGATGACCGGCAGGCGTCAGCTCTGGCCGCCCAGGTGATGGACGCGCACCATGTTGGTCGTGCCGGGCACTCCGGGGGGCGAGCCGGCAGTGATGATCATGGTGTCGCCCTCGTTGTGTCGCTGGAGCTTCAGCAGCTCCGCGTCCACCAGCTCCACCATGGCGTCGGTGTTGTGCACGTGCGGCACCACGAAAGCCTCCACGCCCCAGCTCAGCGCCAGCTGGTTGCGCGTGGCGACCTCGGTGGTGAAGGCGAGGATGGGCTGACACGCGCGATAGCGGGAGAGCCTGCGGGCGGTGTCACCGGACTTGGTGAAGGCGATGAGCGCCTTGCCGTCCAGGAAGTCCGCGATCTCGCACGCGGCCCGGGCCACGGAACCGCCCTGCGTACGGGGCTTCTTGCCCGGGACCAGTGGCTGGAGGCCCTTGGACATCAACTCTTCCTCGGCCGCGGTCACGATCTTCGACATCGTCTTGACCGTCTCGATCGGGTAGGCGCCCACGGAGGACTCCGCGGAGAGCATCACCGCGTCCGCTCCGTCCAGGATCGCGTTGGCGACGTCGGACGCCTCGGCGCGCGTGGGACGGGAGTTGGTGATCATCGACTCCATCATCTGGGTCGCCACGATCACCGGCTTGGCGTTGCGGCGGCACAGCTCGATCAGCCGCTTCTGCACCATCGGGACCTTCTCCAGCGGGTACTCCACCGCCAGGTCTCCGCGGGCGACCATCACCCCGTCGAACGCCATGACGACGTCCTCCATGTTGGCGACCGCCTGCGGCTTCTCCACCTTGGCGATGACCGGCACCCGACGGCCGACCTCGTCCATGACCTTGTGGACGTCCTTGACGTCGTGGGCGTCACGGACGAAGGAGAGGGCCACCAGGTCGCAGCCCATCCGCAGGGCGAACTTCAGGTCGTCGATGTCCTTCTCGGACAGCGCGGGGACGTTGACGGCGGCGCCGGGCAGGTTGATGCCCTTGTGGTCGGAGATCACACCGCCCTCGACGACGATCGTCTTCACCCGGGGGCCCTCGATCTCGACGACCCGCAGTTCGACGTTGCCGTCGTTGATCAGGATCTGGTCGCCGTTGGAGACATCGCCCGGCAGGCCCTTGTACGTGGTGCCGCAGATGGACTTGTCGCCGTCCACGTCCTCGGTGGTGATGGTGAACTCATCGCCCCGGACCAACTCCACCGGACCCTCGGCGAAGGTTTCCAGACGGATCTTCGGGCCCTGGAGGTCGGCGAGCACTCCCAGCGCGCGGCCGGTGTCCTCGGCGGCCTTGCGGACGCGGTGGTACCGCTCCTCGTGCTCGGCGTGTGATCCGTGGCTCATGTTGAAACGGGCCACGTTCATACCGGCCTCGATGAGAGCTTTCAGCTGCTCGTACGAGTCGACGGCGGGGCCCAGTGTGCAGACGATTTTGGAACGGCGCATAAGGCGATCCTATCGGTTTGTTTCGACTCGGAATATTTCGGCTGGTGAAAAGAACACATGGGCGCGATGGTGCTCACTCGGGCGGATTTCCACCCACCAATGCGAAGGTCTGACGGGCGATTTCCAACTCTTCGTCCGTGGGCACCACGGCCACCGTCACCCGGGCGTACGGTGCCGAGATGACACGGGCCTCGCCCGACCGCTCCTCGTTGCGCCCCGCGTCCAGGGCGAGACCGAGTTCCTCCAGGCCAGCCACTGCCGCGGCCCTCACCGGCGCAGCGTTCTCGCCCACGCCGGCGGTGAACACCACCGCGTCGACCCGGCCGAGTACCGCGTAGTACGCACCGATGTACTTCTTCAACCGGTGGATGTAGATCTCGAATGCGAGCAGCGCGCGTCGATCTCCCGCGTCGATCCTTCGTCGGATCTCCCGCATGTCGTTGTCGCCGCACAGTCCCATCAGCCCGCTCTTCTTGTTGAGCAGTACATCGATCTCATCTATGGACATTCCCGCGACCCGCTTGAGGTGGAATGTCACGGCCGGGTCGATATCGCCCGAACGCGTCCCCATCACCAGGCCCTCCAATGGGGTCAGCCCCATGGAGGTCTCCACGCACCGGCCACCCGCGACCGCCGAGGCGGACGCGCCGTTGCCGAGGTGCAGCACGATCACATTGATGTCCTCGGGAGCCTTGCCCAGCAGCTTCGCCGTCTCCCGGGAGACGTAGGCGTGCGAGGTCCCGTGGAAACCGTACCGGCGGATGCGGTGCTCGTCGGCCGTCTCCACATCAATGGCGTATCGGGCGGCCGATTCCGGCATGGTCGTGTGGAATGCGGTGTCGAAGACCGCCACCTGGGGCAGGTCCGGGCGCAGTTCCCGAGCCGTGCGGATGCCCGTGACGTTCGCCGGGTTGTGGAGGGGAGCCACCGGGATCAGCCGCTCGATCTCCGCGAGCACCTCATCGTCGACGACGGTCGGCTCGCTGAACTTCAACCCGCCGTGCACCACCCGGTGGCCGATCGCCGCGAGTTCGGGGGAGTCGAGTCCAAGACCGTCGGACGACAGTTCCTCGGCCACGGCACGCAGCGCCGCCGCATGGTCGGCGACGGGTCCGGTGCGCTCGCGTGGCTCGCCGCCCGTGCCCAGCGGTGTGTGCACCAGTCGGGACGTCTGCTCGCCGATGCGCTCCACGAGCCCGACCGCGAGCCGGGCGCCGTCGCTCATGTCGAGCAGTTGATACTTCACCGACGACGAGCCGGAGTTGAGGACGAGTACGCGGGTGGCGGTCATGGGGCTCTCTTCGCGGCGGGAGGCTGTGGTGGACGGGTTCATCGGGACGCGGACGCTGCCGGGCCGCCCGCTGACGTCGCCGGGCGGGTCGTCGACGCGGCCGGGCCGCTCGCGGCGGGGTCCGGCTGGGCCTGGATGGCGGTGATGGCGACGGTGTTCACGATGTCGCTGACCAACGCGCCGCGGGAGAGGTCGTTCACCGGCTTGCGCAGGCCCTGGAGCACCGGACCGACGGCCACCGCACCCGCGGAGCGCTGGACGGCCTTGTAGGTGTTGTTGCCGGTGTTGAGGTCGGGGAAGATCAGCACGGTCGCCCGGCCGGCCACCTCGGATTCGGGCAGTTTGGTGGCGGCGACGCTCGGTTCGACGGCCGCGTCGTACTGGATCGGGCCCTCGATCCTCAGCTCGGGGTGCGAGCCGCGGACCCGCTCGGTGGCCTCCCGTACCTTGTCGACGTCGGCGCCGGAGCCCGAGGTGCCGGTGGAGTACGAGAGCATCGCGATCCTCGGGTCCACGCCGAAGCGGGCCGCGGTGGCCGCCGACTGGACGGCGATGTCCGCGAGCTGCGCCGCGTCGGGGTCGGGGTTGACCGCGCAGTCGCCGTACACGAGGACCTTGTCGGCCAGGCACATGAAGAAGACTGAGGAGACGATCGAGGCATCGGGCTTGGTCTTGATGATCTCGAACGCGGGGCGGATGGTGGCGGCGGTGGAGTGCACCGAGCCCGAGACCATCCCATCGGCGAAACCTTCCTGCACCATCAGGGTGCCGAAGTAGTTCACATCCGCCACGACGTCGTAGGCCAACTCCACCGATACGCCCTTGTGGGCCCGCAGCTCCGCATAGCGCTCGGCGAAGGGCTGGCGCAGTTCAGAGGTGTTGGGGTCGATCAGCTGGACGTCGCTGAGGTCGATCCCGAGATCGGCGGCCTTCTTCCGGATGACTTCCAGGTCGCCGAGGAGGGTCAGATCACAGACGTCGCGGCGCATCAGCACATCGGCCGCGCGCAGCACCCGCTCTTCGCTGCCCTCGGGCAGCACCACCCGGCGCCGGTCGGAACGGGCCTGCTCCAACAGTTCGTGCTCGAACATCATGGGCGTGACATGGCCGCTGCGGGCGACCGCGAGTCGGTCGAGCAGTTCGCTGGTGTTCACATGGCGTTCGAACAGGCCGAGCGCCGTCTCCGCCTTGCGGGGCGTGGTGGCGTTGAGCTTGCCTTCGAGGCCGAGGAGCTCCGCGGCGGTGGGCCAACTGGTGCCGGGAACCGAGATCACCGGGGTCCCCGGTGCGAGCCGCGAGGCCAGGGTGAGGATTCCCTCGCTGGGCCGTTCGTTCAGGGTGAGCAGCACACCGGCGATCGGCGGGGTCCCCGCGGAGTGCGCGGCGAGCGCACCGACGACCAGATCGGCGCGGTCGCCCGGGGTCACCACCATGCACCCGGGGGTGAGGGCCTTGAGGAAGTTCGGCAGCATGGCCCCGCCGAAGACAAAGCCGAGGGCGTCCCTGGCGAGTCCTGAATCGTCGCCGAGCAGCACCGTGCCGCCCAGGGTGTGGGTGATCTGGGCGACGGTGGGGGCGGCGAGCGCGGGCTCGTCCGGCAGGACGTAACAGGGCACCGGCAGCCGGGCGGCCAGCCGCTCGGCTATGACCGCGCGGTCCTCGGGTGCGACCCGGTTGACGACCATGGCGAGCACTTCGGCGCCGAGGGCCTCGTACGCGCGATGCGCGTTGCGGGCCTCGGCGCGCACGGACTCGGCGGTCTGGCCCCGGCCGCCCACCACGGGGATCACGGAGGCGCCGAACTCATTGGCGAGCCGGGCGTTGATCGCGAGTTCATCGGGGAACTGGGTGTCGGCGAAGTCGGTGCCGAGCACGAGTACCACCTCGTACTCGCGGGCGACCTGGTGGAACCGTTCGACCAACTGGGAGACCAGCTCATCGGTGCCCTGTTCGGCCTGGAGGGCCGATGCCTCGTGGTAGTCCATGCCGTAGACGGTCGCCGGGTCCTGGGCCAGTCGATAGCGCGCCCGCAACAGCTCGAACAGTCGATCGGGGCCGTCGTGCACCAGGGGGCGGAAGACGCCGACTCGGTCCACCTGCCGGGTGAGGAGCTCCATGACCCCCAGTTCGACCACCTGGCGGCCGTCGCCGCGATCGATTCCGGTCACATACACGCTGCGCGTCACGCGTAGCTCTCCCGTCCTGCTCGCCCATGTCCGTACCGGCCCGTGCCCTCCGCCGGCCCTCGTACGGCTGCCCCGGTGTCGGCTCGTACAAAAGCTCGTACAAAAAAACCGCTGGAGGGCGGCTTTTCCCTCTTGACAATACCTCCGAGGGTAGCTAGAGCGCCTGCCGGGTCGGGTGGGTGGGAAGCGCGGTGCGGAAGCGTCGGAAGAGGCCCTCGCCGGGCCCTGTACGGGTGCGCGGGGACCGGTGTCGACGTTCTTGCCGGTAGGACAGGGGGTAGTCGGAGAAAAGGTCAATGGAAGGCGTAGCCGCCGGGCGCGTGAAACAATTCATTCCTGGATCACCTGTCACCCTGGCAACACCGACGAGCAGGAGACACCGCACGATGCGCATCGGAGTTCTCACCGCAGGGGGCGACTGCCCCGGACTGAACGCTGTGATCCGGTCAGTCGTGCACCGGGCCTTGACGGGGCACGGCGACGAGGTCATCGGTTTTGAAGACGGCTTCAAGGGACTGCTGGACGGCCATTACCGCCCCCTCGACCTCAACGCCGTCAGCGGCATCCTGGCGCGCGGGGGGACCATCCTCGGCTCGGCCCGGCTGGAGCGCTCCCGACTGCGCGAAGCCGCCGAGAACTGCGGGGAGTTGCAGCGGCGGTACGGCATAGACGTACTGATTCCGATCGGTGGCGAGGGCACTCTCACCGCGTCGAGGATGCTCGCCGAGGCCGGGATGCCCGTCGTGGGCGTGCCGAAGACCATCGACAACGATATCTCCGCCACCGATCGCACCTTCGGCTTCGACACCGCCGTCACGGTCGCCACCGAGGCCATCGACCGGTTGAAGACCACCGCCGAATCCCATCAGCGTGTGATGGTCGTCGAGGTGATGGGCCGCCACGCGGGCTGGATCGCCCTGGAGTCCGGCATGGCCGGCGGCGCACACGGCATCTGTCTGCCGGAGCGGCCCTTCGAGGTCGCCGACCTGGTGAAGATGGTCGAGGAGCGCTTTGCGCGCGGCAAGAAGTTCGCCGTCATCTGCGTCGCCGAGGGCGCCCACCCCGCCGAAGGGTCGATGGACTACGGCAAGGGCGAGATCGACCAGTACGGCCACGAGCGCTTCCAGGGCATCGGCAACCGGCTCGCGGCCGAGTTGGAGTACCGACTGGGCAAGGAGGCCAAGCCGGTCATCCTGGGCCATGTGCAGCGCGGTGGAGTGCCGACGGCCTACGACCGGGTCCTCGCGACCCGCTTCGGCTGGCACGCGGTGGAGGCCGCGCACCGGGGCGAGTTCGGCCGAATGACCTCGCTGCGCGGCACGGACGTGGTGATGGCCCCGCTGGCTGACGCGGTGACGCAACTCAAGACGGTCCCGCTGGACCGGATGTACGAGGCCGAGTCGGTGTTCTGAGCCCGGAACCCATGGGTGCTCAGCGCTGGGTGCGCAGCCAGCGGTACTGGAGTTCCGGGCGGCCGATCTGCCCGTACTGCGGACTCCGCGCCGCCCGCTCGCCCTTGACCAGGTGCTCCAGATAGCGGCGGGCGGTGATCCGCGAGATGCCCACCGCACTGCCCACCTCGGACGCGGTCATCCCCACGGTGGAGTCCCGCAGTGCGCGGGTGACGGCATCGAGGGTCGGTCCGCTCAATCCCTTCGGCAGGTCCCCGCGCTGAGGGGCCCTGAGCGGGGCGAGCGCCCGGTCCACCTCGTCCTGGCTGCTCGCCTCTCCGGCCGCCGCCCGGAACTCCGCGTACCGACCGAGCCGATCGCGCAGTGTCGCAAAGGTGAATGGTTTCAGCACGTACTGGACCACCCCCAGCGAAACGCCCTCGCGCACCACGGCCAGATCACGTGCCGAGGTGACCGCGATGACGTCGACCGCGTGCCCCGCGGCGCGCAGCGACCGCACCAGGTGCAGCCCATGGCCGTCCGGGAGGTAGAGGTCCAGCAGCAGCAGATCGACAGGGGTCCGCTCCAGGGCGCGGACGGCCGCCGTCCGGGAGTGGACCACCCCGACCACCGTGAAGCCGGAGACCCGTTCGACGTACAGGGCGTGGGCATCGGCTGCCACCGGGTCGTCCTCGACCACCAACACCCGGATGGGGCGCACCGGTTCGCTCATCACGACACCTCCTGTCGAAGCGGCAGCCGTACGGTGAACTGGGCGCCGCCGTCCGGACCTGGCATAAGGTCCACCGTGCCCCCACTGCGATCCACGACCTGTCGGACGAGCGCGAGACCGAGCCCCCGACCGGAGCCATGGGTGGACCAGCCGCGGCGGAACACATCGTCCGTGCGTTCCGGGGAGATGCCCGCTCCGGTGTCGTATACCTGGATCAGCAGTTCGCCCTCCCCGGCGAGGGCCGTCACGGTGACGCGCGCCCGCTCCGGGGAAGGGTCCGTACCGAGGCGCGTGTCGAGGTGCGCGTCGAATTCTGGGGCGAGGTTGTGCGCGCCCCGGACCTCGGGCGCGCGGGCCGGCGGGACCAGCGCCGCACCACCCCCCTCGCACTGCTGGAGCTGCTCGCCCTCGATGGCACTTCCTCCCTCGCGCTGACTCACTGTGTCTTCGCCGTCTGTATCGTCCGTGTGGCCTTCGCCGCCTTCGGCGGGCCGCTCCCACAGCGCCGCTCGGCTCCGTGCGGCGGCTGCGTCGGACGCCGCGTCCACCGCGTTGTCGATGAGATTGCCGAGGATCGTCACCAGATCACGGGCCGCCAACGACGGCGGCAGCACCCCGTCGTCGATACGGCTGTCCGGCGCCAACACCAACTCCACCCCCCGCTCGTTCGCCTGCGCCGCCTTCCCCAGCAACAGGGCCGCCAGCACTGGTTCACCGACCGCGCCCACCACCCGATCGGTGAGCACCTGGGCCAACTCCAACTCCGCCGTGGCGAAGGCCAGTGCCTGCTCGGTCCGCCCCAGTTCGATGAGCGACACGACGGTGTGCAGGCGGTTGGCGGCCTCATGGGCCTGGGAACGCAGCGCCTGACTGAAGCCGCGCTCGGAGTCCAACTCGCCTGACAGGGACTGGAGTTCGGTGTGGTCGCGCAAGGTGATCACGGTGCCGCGCTGCTCGCCCCCCACCACGGGGCTGGTGTTCACCACGATGATCCGTTCGTCGGTGAGATGGACTTCGTCGACCCTGGGCTCGGAGGCCAACAGGGCGCCGGTCAGCGCCACCGGCAGGCCCAGCTCCGCGATCGACCTCCCCACCGCATCCGCCGGCAGTCCCAACAGCTCCCGCGCGCCGTCGTTGACGAGGGCCACCCGGCGCCGACCATCCAGCATCAGCAGCCCCTCTCGTACCGCGTGCAGGGTGGCCTGGTGGTAGTCGTGCAGCCGGCTGAGTTCGGCGGCGTTCATCCCATGGGTGTGGCGCCGCAACCGGGCGTTGATGACGTACGTTCCCACCCCGCCGAGCGCCAACGCCCCGCCCGCCACCGCCAGCAGCCCGGTCACCTGATCGCGCACCTGCTCGCTGATCCGGTGGATGGTGATTCCAGCGCTGACAAGCCCGGTGATCCTGCCCTGGTCATAGACGGGGACGACGGTGCGTACGGAGGGGCCGAGCACGCCGAGGTGCTTCTCGCTGAAGATCTCGCCCTGGAGCGAGCGATCGATGTGGCCCAGATACTTCCGTCCGATCTGATCGGATTCCGGGTGGGTCCAACGGGTGCCGTCGGGGGCCATGATGACGACGAAGTTGACCCCGGCGATCCGACGCAGTTCCTCCGTGTACGGCTGGAGCGTCGCCGTCGGATCGTCCGTGCGGGTCGCCGCGATCACCCAGGGGGAGCGGGCCACGGCCGTCGCCGTCGCCTTGGACTGGAGCCGGGCCGTCTCCTCCGCCTGCCGCAGATCGGTGATGTAGGCGAACAGGGCGCACCCCGCCACGATGGCGGCGACCAGGACGACCTGCATCGCGAAGAGCTGTCCCGCGAGACTGCGGGGGCGGGGTAGACGCATGGGGTCAGTCTGCCCGGCGGCGCAACGGCGACGGCACGCCGCAGGTGCGCATCGACGTACGGACCGGACCTTCGGGCTGGGGGCGGGCGAACACGCCCCGGTGCGGTGGGTGGTCAACAGCGCGCGCCCAGCGGGTGGATGGTGCACAGGGGGTCGACTTCCCATGAGGGCGGGCGCGGGGGCCTGTGTGAACGAAAAGCACGCAACGGTGACCCGGGTCACAGTCTGTTGGATAGTCGCGGAGATCCGTGCGGGGCGCACGGGCGCCCACGGCTCGAAGGAGGCACCCTTGACACCAGC
Coding sequences within:
- a CDS encoding sensor histidine kinase, encoding MRLPRPRSLAGQLFAMQVVLVAAIVAGCALFAYITDLRQAEETARLQSKATATAVARSPWVIAATRTDDPTATLQPYTEELRRIAGVNFVVIMAPDGTRWTHPESDQIGRKYLGHIDRSLQGEIFSEKHLGVLGPSVRTVVPVYDQGRITGLVSAGITIHRISEQVRDQVTGLLAVAGGALALGGVGTYVINARLRRHTHGMNAAELSRLHDYHQATLHAVREGLLMLDGRRRVALVNDGARELLGLPADAVGRSIAELGLPVALTGALLASEPRVDEVHLTDERIIVVNTSPVVGGEQRGTVITLRDHTELQSLSGELDSERGFSQALRSQAHEAANRLHTVVSLIELGRTEQALAFATAELELAQVLTDRVVGAVGEPVLAALLLGKAAQANERGVELVLAPDSRIDDGVLPPSLAARDLVTILGNLIDNAVDAASDAAAARSRAALWERPAEGGEGHTDDTDGEDTVSQREGGSAIEGEQLQQCEGGGAALVPPARAPEVRGAHNLAPEFDAHLDTRLGTDPSPERARVTVTALAGEGELLIQVYDTGAGISPERTDDVFRRGWSTHGSGRGLGLALVRQVVDRSGGTVDLMPGPDGGAQFTVRLPLRQEVS